The Candidatus Babeliales bacterium genome includes a region encoding these proteins:
- the mutS gene encoding DNA mismatch repair protein MutS, whose protein sequence is MKNHTPLMQQYFSLRDQYQGCLLFFQVGDFYELFFEDAREASSFLGIALTKRGTHKGEPIPLCGVPVHALDHYLVKLIKGGYKVAVCDQLEEAIPGKVVKRGVTRVLTPGTLTDTRMLDEKSASYLMVCTVEGGTWGLICVEILTAQVYATTVSYGDSKTLESEVARFFPDEVIVSEDTNARELRTWFQKSGYFVTAVVAAECEPFETVRGWISRQFAREKVSTLYEHAALRSSLSLLYAYLKKHHHQTLEQLKALHIYKPEDFLLLDPATLRNLEVLQNNQDGGRAHTLCAHLDRAITAMGSRMIKKWLVRPLLHKQSLEQRHDAVSSLIHNYGISTQLTKALRSVGDLERVIGRIALNRATVHDYLALKQSLEFFPEIQQSLSGMESVLLQMLSSQIRMPQVDTSTTLYDLLHAAINDDTSLDCVIKQGFNGRLDQLREIAQSSTTKILELEKREQALTGIASLKVRYNQVHGYYIEVTKPNLHLVPERYVRQQTLVGKERFMTPELRVLQGEIVTANNELSSVEQEVFLTVKQEVSRHITMLRQAAYALAHGDAILSFARVAQEHGYTRPQMHDGNDIEIEHGKHPVIASSLGHQFITNDTQLTDTSSFWIITGPNMGGKSTYLRQVALICLMAQCGAFVPARKASLPLLDRIFTRIGAGDNLAEGKSTFLIEMEETALICSQATERSLVILDEVGRGTSTFDGLALAHAIVEYLVQRVKARCLFATHYHELTSLQYELPGIVSYYAASKRSDSGIVFLYKMLQGVADRSFGIEVAKLAQLPDEVIIRATVLVDAMKQGNVGSGAQVHSDTIRHLEILVHSLQQELSHKKELLARLEQLDYDQLSPKQAFDVLWNFKSTLKL, encoded by the coding sequence ATGAAAAACCACACCCCGTTGATGCAGCAATATTTTTCGCTTAGAGATCAATACCAGGGGTGTTTGCTCTTTTTTCAAGTTGGTGATTTTTATGAACTCTTTTTTGAAGATGCCAGAGAGGCATCTTCTTTTTTAGGAATTGCATTAACAAAACGTGGTACGCATAAAGGGGAGCCTATTCCTCTATGCGGTGTTCCTGTGCATGCGCTTGATCATTATCTTGTGAAACTTATTAAAGGTGGATACAAAGTGGCGGTATGTGATCAGCTTGAAGAGGCCATTCCTGGCAAGGTCGTGAAACGTGGTGTTACGCGCGTCCTAACGCCGGGTACGTTGACTGATACCCGCATGCTTGATGAAAAATCCGCATCATATCTCATGGTATGTACAGTTGAAGGTGGTACCTGGGGGCTGATCTGTGTTGAGATACTGACGGCACAAGTGTATGCGACAACCGTGTCTTATGGTGATAGTAAAACATTAGAATCAGAAGTTGCGCGGTTCTTTCCTGATGAGGTGATTGTTTCGGAGGATACGAATGCTCGTGAACTTCGTACCTGGTTTCAAAAATCAGGGTACTTTGTAACGGCTGTCGTTGCTGCTGAGTGTGAACCGTTCGAGACGGTTCGCGGATGGATATCGCGACAGTTTGCGCGAGAAAAAGTCTCTACACTATACGAACATGCAGCACTTCGTTCTTCATTGTCCTTGCTCTACGCGTACCTGAAAAAGCACCATCATCAAACGCTTGAACAGCTCAAGGCATTACATATCTACAAACCAGAAGATTTTCTTTTGCTAGATCCAGCTACATTACGCAATTTAGAAGTGCTTCAAAATAACCAAGACGGTGGTCGTGCTCATACATTGTGCGCGCACCTTGATCGTGCGATTACGGCGATGGGTTCGCGTATGATAAAAAAATGGCTTGTGCGTCCTTTATTGCACAAGCAGTCACTGGAGCAGCGGCATGATGCGGTTAGCTCGTTGATACACAACTATGGCATATCAACGCAATTGACCAAGGCATTGCGGTCTGTTGGCGATCTAGAGCGGGTGATTGGTCGCATTGCTCTTAATCGCGCTACTGTACATGATTATCTAGCGCTTAAGCAATCACTGGAGTTTTTCCCCGAGATTCAACAATCATTATCTGGTATGGAGAGTGTGTTATTACAGATGCTTTCATCACAAATTCGCATGCCGCAGGTCGATACATCTACAACATTATATGATCTTTTGCATGCAGCAATTAATGATGACACATCACTCGATTGTGTTATCAAACAAGGATTCAATGGGCGCTTAGACCAATTGCGCGAGATTGCCCAGTCCAGTACTACTAAGATTCTTGAACTAGAAAAACGTGAACAAGCATTAACCGGAATTGCATCGCTTAAGGTTCGTTACAATCAGGTGCATGGTTATTATATCGAAGTGACCAAGCCAAACCTACACTTAGTTCCTGAGCGGTATGTTCGCCAGCAAACGCTGGTTGGTAAGGAGCGGTTCATGACGCCAGAACTTCGTGTATTACAGGGTGAGATTGTGACGGCCAATAACGAGCTTTCATCAGTAGAGCAAGAAGTATTTTTGACAGTCAAACAAGAAGTGAGTCGCCATATTACTATGTTGCGTCAGGCGGCATATGCTTTAGCTCACGGTGATGCGATTTTGAGTTTTGCGCGCGTTGCTCAGGAGCATGGGTATACCCGTCCCCAGATGCATGATGGCAATGATATAGAGATTGAGCATGGTAAGCATCCGGTTATTGCTTCGTCGCTTGGCCATCAGTTTATTACGAATGATACACAACTTACTGACACGTCATCATTTTGGATCATAACCGGTCCAAACATGGGTGGAAAGTCTACGTATTTACGTCAGGTTGCATTGATTTGTTTAATGGCACAGTGTGGGGCGTTTGTACCGGCACGTAAGGCTTCGTTACCGTTGCTTGATCGCATTTTTACGCGCATTGGTGCTGGAGACAATTTAGCCGAAGGTAAAAGTACCTTTTTAATTGAGATGGAAGAAACGGCGCTTATTTGTTCACAGGCAACAGAACGCAGTTTGGTAATTTTAGATGAAGTTGGTCGTGGTACAAGCACGTTTGATGGGCTGGCATTAGCGCATGCAATTGTTGAGTATCTCGTACAGCGGGTTAAGGCGCGATGTTTGTTTGCGACCCATTATCATGAGCTTACCTCGTTGCAGTATGAATTGCCTGGTATTGTCAGTTATTATGCTGCAAGTAAGCGTTCAGACTCTGGTATTGTGTTTCTCTATAAGATGCTGCAGGGCGTAGCTGATAGAAGTTTTGGTATTGAAGTTGCCAAGCTTGCACAGTTGCCTGACGAAGTTATCATACGTGCAACGGTTTTAGTTGATGCGATGAAGCAAGGGAATGTTGGTTCTGGTGCGCAGGTGCATAGTGATACGATTCGCCATTTAGAGATATTGGTCCATTCTCTGCAGCAGGAGCTTTCGCATAAAAAAGAATTGCTCGCGCGATTGGAGCAATTAGATTATGATCAGCTGTCGCCAAAGCAGGCGTTCGATGTGTTATGGAATTTTAAATCTACGTTGAAGTTATGA
- a CDS encoding glycosyltransferase family 4 protein produces MKRILYLRSDYSDVPLYGGSMVHMTGVINALARRDVIVTAALPFPFKHLSFDASVKLIRLKRPPIFPRFLWRITCFLGSLWYPWQLRKVIQKEAFDYIYYRYAFMDLTAVVLKWIFNIPIIMEYNGSEAWIDKELRPKGEIKFGWLASFVERINLKSADHIIVVSDVLKDELLQVGIDGCKILMNPNGVDTDEFDPKNCEDMRNKMRRNLNIEGKFVFCFVGSFSRWHGINILERMVPEVVRENKRAHFLFIGDGEFRQNLERTMADRGLCGSVTFTGNVTYPNVRAYIAASDVCLLPAQSDVRKKYYCSPIKLFEYMSMEKPVIVSNLEQIAQVVDGPQPCGFVVRYDMADEFVKAARALSDVAFSDYVQMGKSARNRVVNGYTWIGHVGRIIDFVQRN; encoded by the coding sequence ATGAAAAGAATCCTGTATTTGAGATCAGATTATTCCGATGTTCCACTTTACGGCGGATCAATGGTGCATATGACTGGTGTTATCAATGCATTAGCTCGGAGAGACGTTATTGTTACTGCAGCGTTACCATTCCCATTTAAGCATTTATCGTTTGATGCCTCGGTTAAACTGATACGATTGAAGCGTCCGCCGATTTTCCCCAGATTTCTCTGGAGAATTACGTGTTTTTTGGGAAGTCTTTGGTACCCATGGCAATTACGAAAAGTGATTCAAAAAGAAGCCTTCGATTATATCTATTATCGGTATGCATTTATGGATCTAACGGCGGTGGTATTGAAGTGGATATTTAATATCCCCATCATCATGGAGTATAACGGCTCAGAAGCTTGGATTGATAAAGAATTGCGACCTAAAGGGGAGATCAAATTTGGATGGCTGGCAAGTTTTGTTGAGCGTATAAACTTAAAATCTGCGGATCATATTATTGTTGTATCTGATGTATTAAAGGATGAGTTGCTTCAGGTTGGTATTGATGGATGCAAAATTCTTATGAACCCAAACGGCGTTGATACTGATGAATTTGATCCAAAAAATTGTGAGGATATGCGCAATAAAATGCGACGAAATCTTAATATTGAGGGGAAATTTGTCTTTTGTTTTGTCGGATCATTTTCTCGATGGCATGGGATTAATATACTGGAACGTATGGTGCCTGAAGTGGTTCGTGAAAATAAACGAGCGCATTTTTTGTTTATAGGGGATGGGGAATTTCGTCAAAATCTTGAACGGACGATGGCGGACCGTGGCCTTTGTGGTTCAGTAACTTTTACCGGAAATGTTACATATCCTAATGTGAGAGCATATATTGCGGCCAGTGATGTGTGTCTTTTGCCTGCGCAGTCAGATGTGCGCAAAAAGTATTATTGTTCACCTATAAAACTTTTTGAATACATGAGTATGGAAAAGCCTGTTATTGTTTCCAATCTTGAGCAAATAGCACAGGTAGTGGATGGGCCGCAGCCTTGTGGATTTGTTGTGCGATATGATATGGCTGATGAATTTGTTAAAGCGGCTAGAGCCTTGAGTGATGTAGCATTTTCAGACTACGTTCAAATGGGGAAAAGTGCACGAAATCGGGTTGTGAATGGCTATACGTGGATAGGTCATGTAGGCCGGATTATTGATTTTGTACAACGGAATTAA